From one Trifolium pratense cultivar HEN17-A07 linkage group LG1, ARS_RC_1.1, whole genome shotgun sequence genomic stretch:
- the LOC123891501 gene encoding probable inactive purple acid phosphatase 16, which translates to MIQVSSVKSNKIEFLDSGGGSYPEVISSGQAEWFQQKAQEINADSRVPEIIFWHMPSKAYKSVAPKIGIRRPCVGSINKEKVSAQEAETGIMDLLAKRTSIKAIFVGHNHGLDWCCPYKKLWLCYARHTGYGGYGDWPRGARILEFTHKPFSLRSWIRMEDGNVHSEVVLS; encoded by the exons ATGAT TCAAGTCTCAAGtgtaaaatcaaataaaatagaGTTCCTAGATTCCGGTGGTGGTTCCTATCCAGAAGTCATATCTAGTGGCCAAGCAGAATGGTTTCAGCAGAAAGCTCAAGAAATTAATGCTGACTCCAG GGTTCCTGAGATAATTTTCTGGCATATGCCAAGTAAGGCCTATAAATCGGTGGCTCCAAAGATCGGTATACGAAGGCCTTGTGTTGGTTCCATCAACAAGGAAAAAGTTTCAGCTCAAGAAGCTGAAACCGGTATCATGGATCTTCTTGCGAAAAGAACTTCCATCAAG GCAATATTTGTTGGACACAACCATGGATTGGATTGGTGCTGCCCATACAAGAAACTATGGCTATGCTATGCTAGGCACACTGGCTATGGTGGCTATGGCGATTGGCCTAGAGGAGCTAGAATTTTAGAGTTCACTCACAAACCCTTTTCTCTCCGATCATGGATAAGGATGGAGGATGGCAATGTCCACAGTGAAGTTGTCTTGAGCTGA